Proteins encoded within one genomic window of Prochlorococcus marinus str. MIT 9515:
- the glgB gene encoding 1,4-alpha-glucan branching protein GlgB has product MKETIQTDWIKSEAFNLENCCNDNPLNILGPHFFKGKWVTRVWMPEADEVNITFKDKTYKTTTPNHKWMFEAILHEDPKNNYQINVLRGGVSHSQQDPWAFKDEWMGEVDRHLFAEGNHHHIWKKMGAHISEDINQKGVMFCIWAPNAKSISIIGDINSWDGRHHPMQKRLGGVWELFMPILKEGDVYKYEIRTQQGHIYEKADPYGFLHEVRPQNGSIISKLNNFNWEDSSWITSRDSSSQINKPISVYEMHLGSWMHDSTDNKYIEKNGNPRHPVPAADLKPGTRFLTYPELTEKLIPYVKERGFTHIELMPISEHPFDGSWGYQVTGWYAPTSRYGTPNEFKEFINKCHAEGIGVILDWVPGHFPKDKHGLAFFDGCHLYEHGDPRIGEHKEWGTLIFNYSRNEVRNFLVANLIYWFEEFHIDGIRVDAVASMLYRDYLRPEGEWIPNENGGNENLEAVKFLQQANHVLFQHFPGALSIAEESTTWPMVTEPTNVGGLGFNLKWNMGWMHDMLDYFEIDPWFRQFHQNSVTFSITYNYTENFMLALSHDEVVHGKSHLLHKMPGDDWKKFANTRALLTYMWTHPGKKTIFMGMEFGQRQEWNVWDDLQWELLEYEPHKGIRNLIDDLNKLYKNEPSLWKNDFDPYGFQWIDCDDTSNSVISFMRRENESNEWLVVIANFTPNFHESYKIGVPLEGYYKEIFNSDGSKYGGSNKGNMGGKDTLKYNIHNYENALEIALPPLSVSIFKHQLKK; this is encoded by the coding sequence AAGACCCAAAAAATAATTATCAAATAAATGTATTGAGAGGAGGAGTTTCTCATTCACAACAAGACCCATGGGCTTTTAAGGATGAATGGATGGGGGAGGTCGATAGGCACCTTTTTGCAGAGGGTAATCACCATCATATTTGGAAGAAAATGGGTGCCCATATCAGTGAAGATATAAATCAAAAAGGTGTAATGTTCTGTATTTGGGCACCAAATGCAAAATCAATCTCAATAATCGGAGATATAAATTCTTGGGACGGTAGACATCATCCTATGCAAAAAAGGCTGGGTGGAGTTTGGGAATTATTTATGCCAATATTGAAGGAAGGAGATGTTTATAAATATGAAATAAGAACTCAACAAGGGCATATTTATGAAAAAGCAGACCCATATGGTTTTCTTCATGAAGTAAGGCCCCAAAATGGCTCAATAATATCTAAACTCAACAACTTCAATTGGGAAGATAGTTCTTGGATCACTAGTAGAGATTCATCAAGTCAAATTAACAAACCTATTTCAGTTTATGAGATGCATCTTGGAAGTTGGATGCATGATTCAACCGATAATAAGTATATTGAAAAAAATGGCAACCCAAGACATCCAGTACCCGCAGCAGATTTAAAGCCTGGGACAAGGTTTTTAACTTATCCTGAATTAACCGAAAAGCTTATCCCATATGTGAAAGAAAGAGGATTTACTCATATCGAATTAATGCCTATTTCAGAACATCCTTTTGATGGTTCATGGGGATATCAAGTTACAGGTTGGTATGCCCCAACAAGTAGATATGGAACTCCAAATGAATTTAAAGAGTTTATAAATAAATGCCATGCAGAGGGCATAGGTGTCATTCTAGACTGGGTTCCTGGCCATTTCCCAAAAGATAAACATGGTTTAGCTTTCTTTGATGGTTGTCATCTTTATGAGCATGGTGATCCTCGTATTGGAGAACATAAAGAATGGGGAACTTTAATTTTTAACTACAGTAGAAATGAAGTAAGGAATTTTTTAGTAGCAAATCTTATTTATTGGTTTGAAGAATTTCATATTGATGGAATAAGAGTAGATGCTGTAGCTTCAATGTTATACAGAGATTATTTACGTCCAGAAGGAGAATGGATTCCAAATGAAAATGGTGGAAATGAAAATTTAGAAGCTGTTAAATTTCTTCAGCAAGCAAATCATGTCCTTTTTCAACATTTCCCGGGAGCACTATCTATTGCTGAAGAATCCACTACTTGGCCAATGGTTACAGAGCCAACAAATGTAGGAGGTTTAGGTTTCAATTTAAAGTGGAATATGGGGTGGATGCACGATATGCTCGATTATTTTGAAATAGACCCTTGGTTTAGACAATTTCATCAAAATAGCGTGACCTTTTCGATAACTTATAACTATACCGAAAATTTTATGCTTGCTCTTAGCCATGATGAGGTTGTTCATGGGAAAAGTCACCTTCTACATAAAATGCCAGGAGATGATTGGAAAAAATTTGCGAATACAAGAGCTTTATTAACTTATATGTGGACACATCCTGGTAAAAAGACAATTTTTATGGGAATGGAATTTGGACAAAGGCAAGAATGGAATGTTTGGGATGATCTTCAATGGGAACTTCTAGAATATGAACCCCACAAAGGTATTAGAAACCTTATTGATGACTTAAATAAACTTTATAAAAATGAGCCATCTTTATGGAAAAATGACTTTGATCCTTATGGATTTCAATGGATAGATTGCGATGACACCTCTAATTCAGTTATTAGTTTTATGAGAAGGGAAAATGAAAGTAATGAATGGCTTGTGGTTATAGCAAACTTTACCCCTAATTTTCACGAATCATATAAGATAGGTGTTCCATTAGAAGGATACTATAAGGAGATTTTTAATTCAGATGGATCTAAATATGGAGGAAGTAACAAAGGGAATATGGGAGGTAAGGACACCCTAAAATATAATATTCACAATTATGAAAATGCTCTTGAAATTGCTCTCCCACCACTAAGTGTAAGTATCTTTAAGCATCAGCTAAAGAAATAA